TTCGTCCCCATGATCTTGGCCACTACGTCGCGGACTCCGGCCAACTCAAAAATCTGGCGGACCACGCTGCCCGCAATCACTCCTGTTCCGGGCGGGGCCGGCTTCAGGAAAAGCTGGGAACTGCGGTCCTTGATGCGGATTTCGTGCGGAATGGTTCCGGTGTCCGTGGTCTCAACCCGCACTAAGTGCTTTTTGGCGTCATTGGCCGCCTTGCTGATGGCAAGCTGCACGTCCGCCCCCTTTGCGATGCCCACGCCAACTTTGCCCTTCCGGTCGCCAATCACGATGCACGCCCGAAAGCGCATGCGTTTGCCGCCTGCCATAACGCGCGTGACGCGCGCCAAATCCAGAATGACCTGGTCAAACTCATCACGGGCCTGGTCTTTGCGCGGTGAGCGCGGA
This sequence is a window from Parcubacteria group bacterium. Protein-coding genes within it:
- the rpsE gene encoding 30S ribosomal protein S5, giving the protein MAQERPQRSRRGGPRSPRKDQARDEFDQVILDLARVTRVMAGGKRMRFRACIVIGDRKGKVGVGIAKGADVQLAISKAANDAKKHLVRVETTDTGTIPHEIRIKDRSSQLFLKPAPPGTGVIAGSVVRQIFELAGVRDVVAKIMGTNNKVNNAQTLMDALGRLRKPRARKTALKQEAKPGEGSEEPTEEKGTA